The following is a genomic window from Campylobacter lari subsp. lari.
CCATTAGCACATGCCATAAAAGAAATTAACGCTAAAGCACCAAACATTGTTTTTTTAATCATTTTTTATCCTTTTCGCTTTAGTTTGTAAAGTTTATCATAAATGAAGTTAAATCAAAAAAATTACGAATTAAAATATCTCCATTATACTCATATCAAACCACAAAAGATCAAATTTAAGTAAAATTCCATAAATGACTGCGCTAAATAATCCTGCGAAAATTCCTGCTAAAACATCATCTAGCATTACGCCTAAACCACCTTTGGTTTTTTTATCAATTTTTCCGATGATAGAAGGTTTTGTGATATCAAAAAATCTAAACAAAACAAAAGAAAGCAAAAAAGTAAAAACACTTTGCCCGCAAATTGCCAAAGCTAAAAATACCCCAACAACTTCATCTATTACAATGTGCTTATCATCGTGTTTGCCTGTTTCTTGTTCGTATTGATCGATGATTTTTATAGAGATTAAAAAAAGCAAAATTGCAAGTAAGATTAAAGTTCCTATGCCCAAATACCTTAAAATAAAAAATGCAGGGATTAGCGCTGCTATTGTGCCAAAAGTTCCTGGAGCTTTATTAACACTACCTGAATAAAAAAAAGTTAAAAATAATTTTTGCATGATTACACCATATATGACATTTGATGGAGTTTTATAAGTTGCTCATAAAATTCTTTATCGCCTCTATATTCTAAAATACCATGCGTAGGGAAAAGATTGCTGTAGATATTTTGTTTATTATGGAAACGATTTGGAAAAAGCTCTGATAAAATCAAAGCAGAAATTTCTCTTCTTATAAAAACTGCTGGTGGAATGATACCAAGTCTGAGTAAATTTTTTAAAGAATCCCCGTGGTATTTCATATGATGATGAGCTCCATGTGGGCATGATTTGGTACTTACTATCATTTTACACTCATCACAAAATACAAATTCAGGAAGTATGGTTACTTCTATATTGTAATCTTTTGCAAAATCATCAAGCACTGTAAAGGCTCTGTTTTGATTAAAATACATTCCAAGCCCTGCGTGATTTTGCCCTACAAAAAGTTTATTACAATCAAAACTTTTAGCCAAAGCACACTCAAGTACTGGATTTAAATGCGAGGCAAAAATTTTGATATTATGCAAAGGTATGAGTAAAACTCTAGAAGATGGTAAATAATTTTGCGCAAAAACATCAAAGCAACGCTTTTTAAGTTTTAAACTTAAACCATTACTTTCATAAGATTCTATAAGGAAAATAATTACTAGATCAGATTGCTCTATGGCCCATCTTAAAATTCTCTCATGTGCTCTATGAAAAGGATCAAAGCTTGAAACAATAGCAGTAATATTAGAAGGGTTTAATCTTTTTTTGATTTTTTCAAAATCTTCTTTTATAGCCTTGATACGATTGTGATAAATTTCAAATTCACCACTAATGCAAATTTCTCCAAAATCATCAATCAAGCATGTATTAGGTGTAAAAATATCATTAATGTTTTTATCGTTTTTAAATTTACTTTCTAAGATAATGTGACCTACTATTTGATCGTTGCATACAAAATCTATTTTGTCTTTAACTTTGGCATTTTCTATGATTTTTTTGTTTTCATTGTGCGGAGCA
Proteins encoded in this region:
- a CDS encoding phosphatidylglycerophosphatase A family protein, whose translation is MQKLFLTFFYSGSVNKAPGTFGTIAALIPAFFILRYLGIGTLILLAILLFLISIKIIDQYEQETGKHDDKHIVIDEVVGVFLALAICGQSVFTFLLSFVLFRFFDITKPSIIGKIDKKTKGGLGVMLDDVLAGIFAGLFSAVIYGILLKFDLLWFDMSIMEIF
- a CDS encoding sulfate adenylyltransferase, which gives rise to MALQRKNSIIISEEEYEVLCFIKEGIFASFTKLMNEQERDEFLKNEAINGYKFPYALTFAPHNENKKIIENAKVKDKIDFVCNDQIVGHIILESKFKNDKNINDIFTPNTCLIDDFGEICISGEFEIYHNRIKAIKEDFEKIKKRLNPSNITAIVSSFDPFHRAHERILRWAIEQSDLVIIFLIESYESNGLSLKLKKRCFDVFAQNYLPSSRVLLIPLHNIKIFASHLNPVLECALAKSFDCNKLFVGQNHAGLGMYFNQNRAFTVLDDFAKDYNIEVTILPEFVFCDECKMIVSTKSCPHGAHHHMKYHGDSLKNLLRLGIIPPAVFIRREISALILSELFPNRFHNKQNIYSNLFPTHGILEYRGDKEFYEQLIKLHQMSYMV